The Deltaproteobacteria bacterium genome window below encodes:
- a CDS encoding PHP domain-containing protein, whose protein sequence is MKGGLVDLHIHTTASSDGQHSPEEIFKMATLKKLKAIAFADHNSVDSIDEGLQLSKRYKIELIPCFELNTIYDGMDLHLLAYFIEYKDPAFHEWLHEIHDAKKEQALDRLKALQDLDFPVSLDDLERAAKGQIPSGSTFMTALLRREEGRRDPRLKPYIDGDRCDSPSLNFYRDYFRKGKPAFVPLKVCPTEEGIEKIRQFGGVPVQAHPSDTGDERISELIDAGLMGLEAYSSYHTPEESEHFRQLAQSRGIIATSGSDFHGKRIKPNVEMASVGGNSYEIVERLKDAKRRI, encoded by the coding sequence ATGAAAGGTGGACTTGTAGACCTCCACATCCATACCACAGCCAGTTCAGACGGGCAGCACAGTCCGGAAGAAATCTTTAAAATGGCAACCCTCAAGAAGCTGAAGGCCATTGCCTTTGCAGACCATAACAGCGTCGACAGCATCGATGAGGGGCTGCAACTGTCGAAGAGATATAAGATTGAACTCATCCCCTGCTTTGAACTGAATACCATCTATGATGGTATGGACCTCCACCTGCTCGCTTATTTCATTGAATACAAGGACCCCGCTTTTCATGAATGGCTTCATGAAATACATGACGCTAAAAAAGAACAGGCGCTGGACAGATTAAAAGCGCTTCAGGACCTTGACTTTCCTGTCAGCCTTGATGACCTGGAAAGGGCGGCAAAGGGGCAAATCCCTTCGGGCTCCACATTCATGACGGCCCTTTTAAGGAGGGAGGAAGGACGTCGTGACCCCAGGCTGAAACCCTATATCGATGGAGACCGTTGTGATTCACCGTCACTCAATTTTTACAGGGATTATTTCCGAAAAGGAAAGCCCGCCTTTGTGCCGCTCAAAGTATGCCCCACAGAAGAAGGCATAGAAAAGATCAGGCAATTTGGCGGCGTGCCTGTTCAGGCCCACCCTTCCGATACGGGTGATGAAAGGATATCGGAACTCATCGATGCAGGCCTCATGGGTCTTGAGGCTTATTCGTCATACCATACACCCGAAGAGAGCGAACACTTCAGACAACTGGCCCAAAGCCGGGGAATTATTGCAACGTCGGGTTCTGATTTTCACGGTAAAAGGATAAAGCCCAATGTAGAAATGGCCTCTGTCGGAGGCAACAGCTATGAAATAGTAGAAAGGTTAAAAGATGCAAAAAGAAGAATCTGA
- a CDS encoding ATP-binding protein: MGSVAEKAEKSFPLKGAITFLLGLLFLAALYFVSLHNYLIFHNLAEMFSIVIAFSIFLFAWNSRRYFDNLYFIFLGIAYFYVGFLDSIHTLAYEGMPFFPDEKHYATQIWIATRYMESIGLLMAFSFLKIKKKFNPIALFVLFSALTALILTTIFYWNIFPATYIDGMGLTPFKVINEYIICFILILAIVRLYRHKEGFDKKVFDCLLYSLIFTILSELSFTFYIDIYGFSNLTGHFFKIISFAFIYESIIATGLNRPYDILFRELKASERALTEANQTKDRFFSIISHDLKNPFTSLIGFSGALLENYDRLDEDTKKDFTKDIHESAEEIYDLLDNLLKWSFTQTGGITNEPKNINIAPLIAENFSLMQQSAAHKKIALVSHIESDTLVFADENMVNTVIRNLISNAIKYTGEGGKVTLSSRTKGNFLEISIADTGVGISEENLKKIFCGDIRYSGMEGGRKTGSGLGLILCKDFIERQGGKIGVESKAGEGSRFHITLPLHKGPAS; this comes from the coding sequence ATGGGTTCAGTAGCTGAAAAGGCTGAAAAATCCTTTCCCCTCAAGGGAGCCATTACTTTCCTTTTGGGACTGCTTTTCCTTGCTGCACTCTATTTTGTCAGCCTGCACAACTATCTCATCTTCCATAACCTTGCTGAAATGTTCAGCATTGTTATCGCATTTTCCATCTTCCTCTTTGCCTGGAATTCAAGGCGCTACTTCGATAATCTCTACTTTATTTTTCTCGGTATCGCCTATTTTTATGTGGGCTTTCTTGATTCCATCCATACCCTTGCCTATGAAGGCATGCCTTTTTTCCCTGATGAGAAACATTACGCTACCCAGATATGGATAGCGACCCGTTACATGGAAAGCATCGGCCTTCTCATGGCTTTCAGCTTTCTGAAAATAAAAAAGAAATTTAATCCCATCGCCCTATTTGTTCTTTTTTCAGCGCTAACGGCCTTAATCCTGACGACCATCTTTTATTGGAATATTTTTCCTGCTACCTATATTGACGGCATGGGCCTTACACCATTCAAGGTGATAAACGAATATATTATCTGCTTTATCCTCATTCTGGCCATTGTGAGATTATACAGGCATAAGGAAGGTTTTGACAAAAAAGTATTCGACTGTCTTCTTTATTCACTTATCTTCACCATTCTTTCGGAACTGTCTTTTACCTTCTACATCGATATTTACGGTTTTTCAAATCTGACAGGCCATTTCTTTAAAATTATTTCCTTTGCGTTCATTTATGAATCCATTATAGCGACGGGCCTTAACAGACCTTATGATATTCTTTTCAGGGAACTCAAAGCGAGCGAGCGAGCACTTACAGAGGCGAACCAGACAAAAGACCGCTTTTTCTCCATTATATCTCACGATCTTAAAAATCCCTTTACCAGTCTCATCGGCTTTTCAGGTGCTCTCCTGGAAAACTACGACAGACTTGACGAAGATACCAAAAAAGATTTCACAAAAGATATCCATGAGTCGGCAGAAGAGATCTATGATCTGCTCGATAACCTGCTAAAGTGGTCCTTTACCCAGACGGGAGGTATCACTAATGAACCAAAAAACATAAATATCGCGCCTCTCATAGCGGAAAACTTCTCTCTTATGCAGCAAAGCGCAGCGCATAAAAAGATAGCCTTAGTCTCACATATTGAAAGTGATACACTTGTATTTGCTGATGAAAATATGGTTAATACGGTCATCCGGAACCTTATTTCAAATGCAATTAAATATACAGGGGAAGGGGGAAAGGTTACCCTTTCTTCGAGAACAAAGGGTAACTTTCTTGAAATAAGCATTGCCGATACGGGTGTTGGAATCAGTGAGGAAAACCTTAAAAAAATATTCTGCGGCGACATTAGATATTCAGGAATGGAAGGGGGAAGGAAAACAGGCTCCGGACTGGGACTGATTCTCTGCAAGGACTTTATTGAAAGGCAGGGCGGCAAAATAGGGGTGGAGAGCAAAGCAGGTGAGGGAAGCAGGTTCCACATTACGCTTCCCCTTCATAAAGGGCCCGCTTCCTGA
- a CDS encoding ATP-binding protein, translating into MTITRPAEKGSEESLSARMAINIVSAVFALFLLYLISFYDYLLFHTFAEVFSIVIAFSIFLFAWNSRKYLDNFCFIFLGIAYFHVAVLDLLHTLAYEGMPFFPAYSHYATEVWIAARYMESISFFIAFSFLSTSRRINPVFIFVLYSMISALIIGAIFFWEIFPVLFIHGKGLTLFKVVSEYIICFIIMVSIFILYRRKSAFDNKVFNYLLSSLVLTIFSELAFTFYINVYGFSNLVGHIFKIISFKLMYQAIIATGLTRPYDLLFRELKQSELALKEANQTKDRFFSIISHDLRAPFTSLMGFSETLIDSYDSFDEKTKKNFARAIYDSAEQIYNLLDNLLQWSLAQTNSIVFKPGKVDFSTVVDENISLMEKSAELKEITLVSAIDGDRVLFADINMLNTILRNLFSNAIKFTGKGGNITLSSTAKKDFLEITIADTGVGMSDEYMKKIFRIDEKHLTRGTEKETGTGIGLVLCKDFIEKHGGKIWVESKPGEGSRFSFTLPLC; encoded by the coding sequence TTGACAATAACCAGGCCGGCTGAAAAAGGTAGTGAAGAATCTTTATCTGCAAGAATGGCAATAAATATAGTCAGTGCTGTTTTTGCTCTTTTTCTTTTGTACCTTATCAGTTTCTACGACTACCTTTTATTCCACACCTTTGCTGAGGTATTCAGCATTGTCATTGCCTTTTCCATTTTCCTCTTTGCCTGGAACTCAAGGAAGTATCTTGATAACTTCTGCTTTATTTTTCTCGGCATCGCCTATTTTCATGTGGCTGTCCTTGATTTACTTCACACGCTTGCTTATGAAGGTATGCCTTTTTTTCCCGCTTACAGCCATTATGCAACTGAGGTATGGATTGCTGCCCGTTATATGGAGAGTATCAGCTTTTTTATTGCCTTCAGCTTTCTCTCAACAAGCAGAAGAATCAACCCCGTTTTTATCTTTGTCTTATATTCAATGATAAGCGCCCTGATTATTGGCGCTATCTTTTTCTGGGAAATATTTCCCGTCCTCTTTATTCATGGCAAAGGCCTTACCTTATTCAAGGTAGTCAGTGAATATATCATCTGCTTTATTATTATGGTTTCTATTTTTATACTCTACAGACGCAAAAGTGCTTTTGATAACAAGGTATTTAACTATCTCCTTTCGTCGCTTGTTCTTACCATTTTTTCGGAACTGGCCTTTACCTTTTATATTAACGTGTACGGTTTTTCAAATCTGGTGGGCCATATTTTCAAAATTATCTCATTTAAATTGATGTACCAGGCTATTATTGCGACAGGTTTGACAAGGCCTTATGATCTTCTCTTCAGAGAGCTTAAGCAGAGTGAGCTGGCCTTGAAAGAGGCAAACCAGACTAAAGACAGGTTCTTTTCCATCATTTCTCATGATCTTAGGGCCCCCTTTACAAGCCTTATGGGCTTTTCAGAAACCCTTATAGACAGTTATGACAGCTTTGATGAAAAAACGAAAAAGAATTTTGCCAGAGCGATCTATGACTCGGCAGAGCAGATCTATAACCTGCTCGATAATCTCCTTCAATGGTCTCTTGCTCAAACGAACAGCATTGTCTTTAAGCCGGGGAAAGTAGATTTTTCTACCGTGGTAGACGAAAATATCTCTCTCATGGAGAAAAGCGCCGAGCTAAAGGAGATAACCCTTGTTTCAGCTATTGATGGTGACAGAGTGTTGTTTGCCGATATCAATATGCTTAACACGATTCTCCGCAACCTTTTTTCAAATGCAATCAAATTTACCGGCAAGGGAGGAAATATCACCCTTTCATCAACCGCAAAAAAGGACTTTCTCGAAATTACCATTGCCGATACGGGCGTAGGCATGAGCGATGAATATATGAAAAAGATATTCCGCATAGATGAAAAGCATTTAACGAGGGGAACGGAAAAAGAGACGGGAACAGGGATTGGCCTTGTTCTTTGCAAGGACTTTATTGAAAAGCACGGTGGTAAGATATGGGTGGAGAGTAAGCCCGGCGAAGGTAGCAGGTTCAGTTTTACCCTTCCTCTTTGCTAA
- a CDS encoding DUF1858 domain-containing protein, whose translation MKKRITKDMFIQDIIHEHPETIQVFKEHKLECMNCQIAEFEDIGHGAKVHHLDPEKLVNALNAALEKKDADSP comes from the coding sequence ATGAAAAAGAGGATTACCAAAGATATGTTTATCCAGGATATCATTCATGAACATCCTGAGACTATCCAGGTTTTCAAAGAACATAAACTGGAATGCATGAATTGCCAGATTGCCGAGTTTGAAGACATCGGGCATGGCGCAAAAGTCCATCACCTCGATCCGGAAAAGCTGGTCAATGCATTAAACGCAGCCCTTGAAAAGAAAGACGCAGATAGTCCATGA